The Hemibagrus wyckioides isolate EC202008001 linkage group LG25, SWU_Hwy_1.0, whole genome shotgun sequence genome has a segment encoding these proteins:
- the si:dkey-51e6.1 gene encoding si:dkey-51e6.1 — protein sequence MADSLSKVPEVEIDSEGKFKYILVRLKVKGGTDHKDIVRGTKTAEYHNHIFEKLSPAMDGLGLECTCLGGGKIEHDSDKKKLRVFGESTGYGKADHAVTVEKLRAVFKDYEITIE from the exons ATGGCTGACAGCTTGAGTAAAGTCCCCGAGGTGGAGATCGACTCGGAGGggaaatttaaatacattttagtgAGACTAAAGGTTAAAGGTGGAACCGACCACAAAGACATAGTGAGAGGCACAAAGACTGCTGAGTACCACA ATCACATCTTTGAAAAGTTGAGTCCTGCTATGGATGGTCTAGGTCTGGAGTGTACCTGCCTTGGTGGGGGAAAGATAGAGCACGACAGCGACAAGAAGAAACTAAGAGTGTTTGGAGAGTCTACG GGCTATGGAAAGGCTGATCATGCTGTGACCGTGGAAAAACTGAGAGCTGTCTTCAAAGACTACGAGATCACgatagaatga